ccctccaggacacctacaccacccgatgtcacaggaaggccaaaaagatcatcaaggacaacaaccacctgagccgctgcctgttcaccccgctatcatccagaaggcgaggtcagtacaggtgcatcaaagctgggaccgagagactgaaaaacagcttctatctcaaggccatcagactgttaaactgccatcactaacacagagaggctgctgccaacatacagactcaaatcattaTCCACtattaataaatggatcactagtcacgttaaataatgccactttaataatgtttacatatcttatattattcatctcatatgtatatactgtacattataccatctattgcaccttgccaatgccgctcggccatcgctcatccatatgtttatatgtacatattcttattccatcccattacattgtgtgtataaggtagatgttgtgaaattgttagattacttgttagatattactgcactgtcggaactagaagcacaagcatttcactacactcacattaacatctgctaaccgtgtgtatgtgaccagtaatatttgatttgatttgatccattctgtctgtctgtctgtctgtctgtctgtctgtctgtctgtctgtctgtctgtctgtctgtctgtctgtctgtctgtctgactgactttcCTAACCCAGCCACATCCATCCTGACTGTCTCTTTGACTGTCCTCACCCAGCCACatccatcctgtctgtctgactgactgtcctcACCTAGCCACgtccatcctgtctgtctgtctgtctgtctgtctgtcctcacccAGCCACATccatcacggacaccgacgtcttgcttccagacaaactaaacaccttctttgcccgctttgagtataatacagtgccactgacgtgACCCGCTACCATGGACTGTGGGCCCCccactctccttctccgtggccgacatgagtaagacatttaaacatgttaaccctcgcagggctgctggcccagatggcatccctagccgcgtcctcagagcatgcgcagaccagctggctagtgGGTTTACGGTCATATTCAATcgctccttatcccagtctgctgtccccacatgcttcaagattttAACCATTGTACCTGTACAAAAGACGCCAaatataactgaactaaattaccaTCGCAcaatagcactcacttctgtcatcatgaagtgctttgagagactagtcaaggatcatatcacctccactttacctgccaccctagacccacttcagtttgcataccgcaaCACTGgagcgttctcagccctctcctgtactccctgttcacccacgactgcatggccatgcacgcctccaactcaataatcaagtttgcagatgacactacagtggtaggcttgattaccaacaacgaagagacagcctacagggaggagctgAGGGCACTCGTGGTGTCGTGTCaggtaaacaacctctcactcaacgtcaacaaaacaaaggagaagattgtggatttcaggaaacagcagatggagcagccccctatccacatcgacaggacagtagtggagaaggtggagcgttttaagttcctgggcgtacacattacagacaaactgaaatgtttaatccacgcaacagcgcctcttcatcctcaggaggctgaagaaatttagcttgtcacctaaaaccctgacaaacttctacagatgcacatttGAAAGTATcctttcgggctgtatcaccgtctggaacggcaactgctccgcccacaaccataaggctctccagagggtagtgaggtctgaacatcgcatcaccgggggcaaactacctgccctccaggacacctacaccacccgatgtcacaggaaggccaaaaagatcatcaaggacaacaaccacctgagccgctgcctgttcaccccgctatcatccagaaggcgaggtcagtacaggtgcatcaaagctgggaccgagagactgaaaaacagcttctatctcaaggccatcagactgttaaactgccatcactaacattgagaggctgctgccaacatacagactcaaatcattaTCCACtattaataaatggatcactagtcacgttaaataatgccactttaataatgtttacatatcttatattattcatctcatatgtatatactgtacattataccatctattgcaccttgccaatgccgctcggccatcgctcatccatatgtttatatgtacatattcttattccatcccattacattgtgtgtataaggtagatgttgtgaaattgttagattacttgttagatattactgcactgtcggaactagaagcacaagcatttcactacactcacattaacatctgctaaccgtgtgtatgtgaccagtaatatttgatttgatttgatccattctgtctgtctgtctgtctgtctgtctgtctgtctgtctgtctgtctgtctgtctgtctgtctgtctgtctgtctgtctgtctgtctgtctgtctgtctgtctgtctgtctgtctgtctgactgactttcCTAACCCAGCCACATCCATCCTGACTGTCTCTTTGACTGTCCTCACCCAGCCACatccatcctgtctgtctgactgactgtcctcACCTAGCCACgtccatcctgtctgtctgtctgtctgtctgtctgtcctcacccAGCCACATccatcacggacaccgacgtcttgcttccagacaaactaaacaccttctttgcccgctttgagtataatacagtgccactgacgtgACCCGCTACCATGGACTGTGGGCCCCccactctccttctccgtggccgacatgagtaagacatttaaacatgttaaccctcgcagggctgctggcccagatggcatccctagccgcgtcctcagagcatgcgcagaccagctggctagtgtgtttacggtcatattcaatcgctccttatcccagtctgctgtccccacatgcttcaagattttAACCATTGTACCTGTACAAAAGACGCCAaatataactgaactaaattaccaTCGCAcaatagcactcacttctgtcatcatgaagtgctttgagagactagtcaaggatcatatcacctccactttacctgccaccctagacccacttcagtttgcataccgcaaCACTGgagcgttctcagccctctcctgtactccctgttcacccacgactgcatggccatgcacgcctccaactcaataatcaagtttgcagatgacactacagtggtaggcttgattaccaacaacgaagagacagcctacagggaggagctgAGGGCACTCGTGGTGTCGTGTCaggtaaacaacctctcactcaacgtcaacaaaacaaaggagaagattgtggatttcaggaaacagcagatggagcagccccctatccacatcgacaggacagtagtggagaaggtggagcgttttaagttcctgggcgtacacattacagacaaactgaaatgtttaatccacgcaacagcgcctcttcatcctcaggaggctgaagaaatttagcttgtcacctaaaaccctgacaaacttctacagatgcacatttGAAAGTATcctttcgggctgtatcaccgtctggaacggcaactgctccgcccacaaccataaggctctccagagggtagtgaggtctgaacatcgcatcaccgggggcaaactacctgccctccaggacacctacaccacccgatgtcacaggaaggccaaaaagatcatcaaggacaacaaccacctgagccgctgcctgttcaccccgctatcatccagaaggcgaggtcagtacaggtgcatcaaagctgggaccgagagactgaaaaacagcttctatctcaaggccatcagactgttaaactgccatcactaacattgagaggctgctgccaacatacagactcaaatcattaTCCACtattaataaatggatcactagtcacgttaaataatgccactttaataatgtttacatatcttatattattcatctcatatgtatatactgtacattataccatctattgcaccttgccaatgccgctcggccatcgctcatccatatgtttatatgtacatattcttattccatcccattacattgtgtgtataaggtagatgttgtgaaattgttagattacttgttagatattactgcactgtcggaactagaagcacaagcatttcactacactcacattaacatctgctaaccgtgtgtatgtgaccagtaatatttgatttgatttgatccattctgtctgtctgtctgtctgtctgtctgtctgtctgtctgtctgtctgtctgtctgtctgtctgtctgtctgtctgtctgtctgtctgtctgtctgtctgtctgtctgtctgtctgtctgtctgtctgtctgtcatcacTGATGGTCATTAGAGCAACACAAACACAGTAGCATACAAGCAGGAAAGAGGCCATGGCTATATCATCACCAGGTAACTCACCTGTCTGCTGTAAACGTATTGTACTACATTGGACCTATTCCacatactgtctaatacaccaggtGTAGGTAACTCACCTGTCTGCTGTAAACGTATTGTACTACATTGGACCTATTCCacatactgtctaatacaccaggtGTAGGTAACTCACCTGTCTGCTGTAAACGTATTGTACTACATTGGACCTATTCCacatactgtctaatacaccaggtGTAGGTAACTCACCTGTCTGCTGTAAACGTATTGTACTACCTTGGACCTATTCCacatactgtctaatacaccaggtGTAGGTAACTCACCTGTCTGCTGTAAACGTATTGTACTACCTTGGACCTATTCCacatactgtctaatacaccaggtGTAGCTAACTCACCTGTCTGCTGTAAACGTGTTGTACTACATTGGAACTATTCCACATACTGCCTAATACACCAGGTGTAGGTAACTCACCTGTCTGCTGTAAACGTATTGTACTACATTGGAACTATTCCACATACGGCCTAATACACCAGGTGTAGGTAACTCACCTGTCCGCTGTAAACATATTGTACTACCTTGGACCTATTCCACATACGGTCTAATACACCAGGTATAGGTAACTCACCTGTCTGCTGTAAACGTATTGTACTACATCGGACCTATTCCACATACGGTCTAATACACCAGGTGTAGGTAACTCACCTGTCTGCTGTAAACGTATTGTACTACATCGGACCTATTCCACATACGGTCTAATACACCAGGTGTAGGTAACTCACCTGTCTGCTGTAAACGTATTGTACTACATCGGACCTATTCCACATACGGTCTAATACACCAGGTGTAGGTAACTCACCTGTCTGCTGTAAACGTATTGTACTACATTGGACCTATTCCacatactgtctaatacaccaggtGTAGGTAACTCACCTGTCTGCTGTAAACGTATTGTACTACATTGGAACTATTCCACATACTGCCTAATACACCAGGTGTAGGTAACTCACCTGTCTGCTGTAAACGTATTGTACTACATTGGAACTATTCCACATACGGCCTAATACACCAGGTGTAGGTAACTCACCTGTCCGCTGTAAACATATTGTACTACCTTGGACCTATTCCACATACGGTCTAATACACCAGGTATAGGTAACTCACCTGTCTGCTGTAAACGTATTGTACTACATCGGACCTATTCCACATACGGTCTAATACACCAGGTGTAGGTAACTCACCTGTCTGCTGTAAACGTATTGTACTACATCGGACCTATTCCACATACGGTCTAATACACCAGGTGTAGGTAACTCACCTGTCTGCTGTAAACGTATTGTACTACATCGGACCTATTCCACATACGGTCTAATACACCAGGTGTAGGTAACTCACCTGTCTGCTGTAAACGTATTGTACTACATTGGAACTATTCCACATACGGTCTAATACACCAGGTGTAGGTAACTCACCTGTCTGCTGTAAACGTATTGTACTACATTGGAACTATTCCACATACGGTCTAATACACCAGGTGTAGGTAACTCACCTGTCCGCTCTGAGCTGACACACAATCCCCAGCACATCCACCACTCCCTCCAGCTCCAACTGACGACAGCCTATCGTCGTGGCGATGAAGCAGCCCGTTCGGCCAATCCCTGCGCTGCAGTGTACGATGACGGGTCCCTGCGACGGGGAGCTCGTCCTGTCCTCCTCCACGTCTCTCATCAGCTGGAGCAGGGGCTGGGCGCTGTCTGGGGTCTTATGGTCCGGCCATGATGTGTACCAGTAGTGCTTCACCACACGACTCTGGGCCCCTTGCTGTGAAagagacaaagacacacagaGTTTGAGTAAGACCAAGATTGTGGTTTCAGTCTAGTTTacagtaactgtccagtgtttacagatttctatgaaatatgacctataatcaATGACAATGTGAGTAAAATAGTTTTCCTTCtaaacattttttataaattatgtTATAAAGCAGCTTTTCTGTTTTAAAATGGtttgggcgtaccccaacaacagaatggtgtggtcgtaccccaacaacagaatggtgtggtcgtaccccaacaacagaatggtgtgggcgtaccccaacaacagaatggtgtgggcttaccccaacaacagaatggtgtggtcgtaccccaacaacagaatggtgtgggcgtaccccaacaacagaatggtgtggtcgtaccccaacaacagaatggtgtggtcgtaccccaacaacagaatggtgtggtcgtaccccaacaacagaatggtgtggtcgtaccccaacaacagaatggtgtgggcgtaccccaacaacagaatggtgtgggcttaccccaacaacagaacggtgtggtcgtaccccaacaacagaacggtgtggtcgtaccccaacaacagaacggtgtggtcgtaccccaacaacagaatggtgtgggcgtaccccaacaacagaatggtgtggtcgtaccccaacaacagaatggtgtggtcgtaccccaacaacagaatggtgtggtcgtaccccaacaacagaatggtgtgggcgtaccccaacaacagaatggtgtgggcttaccccaacaacagaatggtgtggtcgtaccccaacaacagaacggtgtggtcgtaccccaacaacagaacggtgtgggcgtaccccaacaacagaatggtgtgggcgtaccccaacaacagaatggtgtggtcgtaccccaacaacagaatggtgtggtcgtaccccaacaacagaatggtgtgggcgtaccccaacaacagaatagtgtgggcgtaccccaacaacagaatggtgtgggcgtaccccaacaacagaatggtgtgggcgtaccccaacaacagaatggtgtgggcgtacctcaacaacagaatggtgtgggcgtacctcaacaacagaatggtgtgggcgtaccccaacaacagaatggtttgggcgtacctcaacaacagaatggtggggtgtaccccaacaacagaatagtGTGGGTGTATACCGGTCATAAAAAATATTAACGCGAGTAGATCGCTGATTGGTCAGTTCATCATCCTCTATGAGAAAATAGCAAGCATTTTGGAAACGGTCTGTTTGAGATAAACATTTGAgggtttttgaagtgttttattttctccaatttatgctttggtcAGAAATACGACTAGGGcctataggatgagtcaacaaaaCATGAACTTTTAAAAGTGTAGATTTTCAATGGAGAGTTAATGAAGTGTATAGTAAATGGATAGAAACCCACAGTGATCCAGTATGGTCATGTAAAGAATGGGTTTCATCACTAAGTGATAAAGTACCTTCAGGGTGAGGGTACGGCAGGTGTAGTTGTCACACTCTGTCACGTTGTTAATGAGCACCTCCACCTTGCCATAGATACCGCGCCTCTCTGGCCAGTACAGAACACATTTCTGGAACAGACAACATCATTAATCACTACACATGTTATCGTATCGCCAATCATTATTGATCCAGTGTATTAAACCCTGTCAATAACACATTATGTCATGTATAACAGGATTATGTCATGTATCCTGTCAAATTTACATGTGTAGAATCACGTACATATTTGTTTATACCTAtgggttcctgtgtgtgtgtgtgtgtgtgtgtgttagggttgaatattttcccgggtatttaaaaaaaaaaatccatcccgagaataaatcCCTTTTCTCCCGGAGTAAACCGGTATTTCCCGCCAAAACCATAAATGTCATTCTAAAGCATATAAACCATATAAATATGCTTTATATTTAATTAgattagagctttgatcagcATGATAAAtcaagcctgatgctacctgagaCTGATGAGCCATACAATAAAGACATTTTATGAAGATTAGCTGACTGCttgctgtctggaaacagctctgtctcagctgtctggaaacagctctgtctcagcagtctggaaacagctctgtctcagctgtctggaaacagctctgtctcagctgtctggaaacagctctgtctctgctgtctggaaacagctctctctcagcagtctggaaacagctctgtctctgctgtctggaaacagctctgtctcagctgtctggaaacagctctgtctctgctgtctggaaacagctctctctcagcagtctggaaacagctctgtctcagcagtctggaaacagctctgtctcagctgtctggaaacagctctgtctcagctgtctggaaacagctctgtctctgctgtctggaaacagctctgtctcagctgtctggaaacagctctgtctctgctgtctggaaacagctctgtctctgctgtctggaaacagctctgtctcagctgtctggaaacagctctgtctctgctgtctggaaacagctctgtctctgctgtctggaaacagctctgtctctgctgtctggaaacagctctgtctctgctgtctggaaacagctctgtctctgctggaaacagctctgtctctgctgtctggaaacagctctgtctctgctgtctggaaacagctctgtctctgctggaaacagctctgtctcagctgtctggaaacagctctgtctctgctgtctggaaacagctctgtctctgctgtctggaaacagctctgtctctgctgtctggaaacagctctgtctcagctgtctggaaacagctctgtctctgctgtctggaacagctctgtctctgctgtctggaacagctctgtctctgctgtctggaaacagctctgtctgctgtctggaaacagctctgtctctgctgtctggaaacagctctgtctctgctgtctggaaacagctctgtctctgctgtctggaaacagctctgtctctgctgtctggaaacagctctgtctctgctgtctggaaacagctctgtctctgctgtctggaaacagctctgtctcagctgtctggaaacagttctgtctctgctgtctggaaacagctctgtctcagctgtctggaaacagctctgtctcagctgtctggaaacagctctgtctctgctgtctggaaacagctctgtctcagctgtctggaaacagctctgtctctgctgtctggaaacagctctgtctcagctgtctggaaacagctctgtctctgctgtctggaaacagctctgtctctgctgtctggaaacagttctgctgtctggaaacagctctgtctcatctgtctggaaacagctctgtctctgctgtctggaaacagctctgtctctgctgtctggaaacagctctgtctctgctgtctggaaacagttctgtctctgctgtctggaaacagccctgtctctgctgtctggaaacagctctgtctctgctgtctggaaacagttctgtctcagctgtctggaaacagctctgctgtctggaaacagctctgtctcagctgtctggaaacagctctgtctcagctgtctggaaacagctctgtctctgctgtctggaacagctctgtctctgctgtctggaacagctctgtctctgctgtctggaaacagctctgtctgctgtctggaaacagctctgtctctgctgtctggaaacagctctgtctctgctgtctggaaacagctctgtctctgctgtctggaaacagctctgtctctgctgtctggaaacagctctgtctctgctgtctggaaacagctctgtctcagctgtctggaaacagttctgtctctgctgtctggaaacagctctgtctcagctgtctggaaacagctctgtctcagctgtctggaaacagctctgtctctgctgtctggaaacagctctgtctcagctgtctggaaacagctctgtctctgctgtctggaaacagctctgtctcagctgtctggaaacagctctgtctctgctgtctggaaacagctctgtctctgctgtctggaaacagttctgctgtctggaaacagctctgtctcatctgtctggaaacagctctgtctctgctgtctggaaacagctctgtctctgctgtctggaaacagctctgtctctgctgtctggaaacagccctgtctctgctgtctggaaacagctctgtctctgctgtctggaaacagttctgtctcagctgtctggaaacagctctgctgtctggaaacagctctgtctcagctgtctggaaacagctctgtctcagctgtctggaaacagctctgtctcagctgtctggaaacagctctgtctcagctgtctggaaacagttctgtctctgctgtctggaaacagctctgtctctgctgtctggaaacagctctgtctcagctgtctggaaacagctctgtctcagctgtCATGGACAGTTTACTCCGCTGGTATCAGTCAGTGAGGTTTAAACTTGGTCGTTCTAAGAAATACTGCACTGAATGTATCACCTGAAAGAGGTATGCTAGGACATCTATATATAGGGTTATATATCAACCTACAACAGCATTACCTATTTGGAATCATCTTATACAGGGGGAGATGTGTACATTAGAAGCACATTCAGTCCTTATATTAGTGTAGCATAGACTACGCTGCAGCAAATGCAGTCCTACTGCGCTCCATGCTGAGAGGTGCTGTCTGCCCGCACCAGGAGCGTGGATGACTgatcatggagagagcagaggatgtAGAGAAACCAGATTTCAACATCACgtataatttaacagttccatttcacgtcACGTCATAATAaatcatttattattatttatagttCTTTCACTGTTATTTATCCCGGGAAAAAGGGAGTGGGTTTGGGCGGTAAATCTCTGTAACCCGGTTCCCGCTATTcaaccctagtgtgtgtgtgtgtgcgtgtgtgtgtgtgtgtgtgtgtgtgtgtgtgtgtgtgtgtgtgtgtgtgtgtgtgtgtgtgtgtgtgtgtgtgtgtgtgtgtgtgtgtgtgtgtgtgtgtgtgtgtgtgtgtgtgtgtgtgtgtgtgtgtgcgtgtgtgtgtgtgcgtgtgcgtgcacccGTACCTCGTTCTTCTCCCTGAGCTTGGTGATCATGATGATGACAGGACAGTCTTCCTGCCAGGCCATCTGCCAGAAATCATTCACTGTGTTGATCATGGGACCCTGGGTGGCGATGTAGGCCTTCTCATCGCCTAGGTAACCctgcagaaacagagagagggagggagggaggtagggagggagaaagggagggagggagagaggactatTAGCAAACTGGTACACAGGAATTCTTGACTGGACCAAAACAGTTTTTGTAAACCGTCACTAGACAGAGGACTAGCTTGTTAAGACATGATGAATGGACAGGTTGTTAAGACATGATGAATGGACAGGTTGTTAAGACATGATGAATGGACAGGTTGTTAAGACATGATGAATGTACAGGTTGTTAAGACATGATGAATGGACAGGTTGTTAAGACGTGATGAATGGACAGGTTGTTAAGACATGATGAATGGACAGGTTGTTAAGACGTGATGAATGGACAGGTTGTTAAGACGTGATGAATGGACAGGTTGTTAAGACGTGATGAATGGACAGGTTGTTAAGACGTGATGAATGGACAGGCTGTTAAGACGTGATGAATGGGCAGGTTGTTAAGACGTGATGAATGGACAGGTTGTTAAGACGTGATGAATGGACAGGTTGTTAAGACGTGATGAATGGGCAGGTTGTTAAGACGTGATGAATGGACAGGTTGTTAAGACGTGATGAATGGACAGGTTGTTAAGACATGATGAATGGA
This is a stretch of genomic DNA from Salvelinus alpinus chromosome 11, SLU_Salpinus.1, whole genome shotgun sequence. It encodes these proteins:
- the ptprr gene encoding receptor-type tyrosine-protein phosphatase R, coding for MKPAACLQERRGSNVSLVLDMSSLASVEPLNCGVVTPRERATQEYLQSAGRTLSRQQLRDVVLNAQTLHAEFAEIPMNFVDPKVMDICSHGTKNRYKTILPNPHSRVILRTKSSFDPLSSYINANYIRGYLGDEKAYIATQGPMINTVNDFWQMAWQEDCPVIIMITKLREKNEKCVLYWPERRGIYGKVEVLINNVTECDNYTCRTLTLKQGAQSRVVKHYWYTSWPDHKTPDSAQPLLQLMRDVEEDRTSSPSQGPVIVHCSAGIGRTGCFIATTIGCRQLELEGVVDVLGIVCQLRADRGGLIQTGEQYEFVHHALSLFETRLSADTGQ